In Paraburkholderia sp. PGU19, a single window of DNA contains:
- a CDS encoding ParB/RepB/Spo0J family partition protein translates to MSNMREQLLAKTSGIRATSSIKEDEVKRSNRTQTAPGLAGALAVAQLRVQELESTGAATQLAVSDIVPNPWQPRRVFNEAKLSELAESIREVGLMQPIVVRRSDDVYQIVAGERRWRAHKMVGLDAVKAVVVECSDADMAVLALVENVSRDDLSDYEIAMSIRQTEKEFPDRKRMAEALGMSRSGLYQFLSFENLPDFIRKDLDIQPRLLGGTAAQAIVTAIRKYGDDGVNAAKELWPLVVKGDMDQGKVAAAIKALATRRTTTTDSASERSIDKFFAGKEHAGSITKDINGITVKIRAGVLTDAQETQIRELISRMFHADPKPN, encoded by the coding sequence ATGAGTAACATGCGAGAGCAACTGCTGGCCAAGACGTCGGGTATCCGGGCGACTTCGTCGATCAAGGAAGATGAGGTCAAGCGCAGCAACCGGACGCAAACGGCGCCTGGCCTTGCGGGTGCGCTTGCCGTCGCGCAACTCCGTGTGCAGGAGCTGGAGTCCACTGGCGCGGCGACACAACTGGCGGTCTCGGATATTGTGCCGAACCCCTGGCAGCCGCGAAGGGTATTCAACGAGGCGAAGCTCTCAGAACTGGCGGAGTCCATTCGTGAAGTCGGACTGATGCAGCCCATCGTGGTCCGTCGCTCCGACGATGTCTATCAGATTGTGGCGGGCGAGCGTCGGTGGCGCGCGCACAAGATGGTGGGACTCGACGCGGTGAAGGCTGTGGTCGTGGAGTGCTCCGACGCAGACATGGCGGTGCTGGCGCTGGTGGAGAACGTGAGTCGTGACGACCTGTCCGACTATGAGATCGCGATGTCTATCAGACAGACCGAGAAGGAGTTTCCCGACCGTAAGCGAATGGCCGAGGCACTCGGGATGTCCCGCAGTGGGCTTTACCAGTTCCTCTCGTTTGAAAATCTGCCTGACTTCATCAGGAAGGATCTCGACATCCAGCCACGGCTGCTTGGCGGGACGGCCGCCCAGGCGATCGTAACGGCCATCAGGAAGTACGGGGACGATGGTGTGAACGCAGCGAAAGAACTCTGGCCACTCGTGGTGAAGGGTGACATGGACCAGGGGAAGGTGGCCGCGGCCATCAAGGCGTTGGCCACACGCCGGACTACGACGACGGATTCTGCAAGTGAGCGCAGCATCGACAAGTTCTTCGCCGGAAAGGAACATGCGGGCTCTATCACAAAGGACATCAACGGGATCACGGTGAAGATCAGGGCTGGTGTCCTCACTGACGCACAGGAGACACAGATCCGGGAGCTGATCAGCCGGATGTTCCACGCTGACCCCAAACCGAACTGA